The DNA sequence GGCTTATCCCAAGCCTCACCATGGAGGACATCAAGCCTGGCCGGGCGGGCGTGCGCGCCATGCTGCTGGGCACCGACGGCCACATGGTGGACGACTTCCGCATCGAACGCCGGGGCGCCCACATCCACGTGCTGAACGCCCCTTCGCCGGCCGCCACCGCCGCGCTGGCCATCGGCCAGTGGGTGGTGGACATGGCCACGGAGGAATTGGGGATCGCGGGACCCGTGCGCTGAACCGGTCAGACGACCCGGTACTGCTCCAGCACCTCGGACCAGTTCCAGATGAAATAGCCCATGAGGCCATTGAGGCGCTTCAACACGATGGGGTTCGGCGCGCGCTGCTCGCGGAAGTAGCTGTCCTGGAAACAGAACAGATCGTACTCATGGAAGATCGCCTTGCCCATGGCGTACACCGTGTTCTTGCTCGGATAGTTGTATCGCTCCATCCGGCCGATCAGATCACGCACCTCCTGTTCCACCTCGGCACCGTGGCGGTCGAAGGCCTGGGCGAACTTCGATACCGACAGCGCGAACAGGCGGCGGTCCAGGCCCGGACCCGCCAGCCGCTGCATCTCCATCAGGTTGGCCGCCAGCACGATCCGCGCGAAGGGCTCATCGTCCGTGGGCTTCAGCCCGGGATGCTCCACGAACTCGGGCGATTCGTTCAATTCGTCGGAGACCAGCGCGAAGCCTTCGGAAGCCAGTTCCAGGACAGCGTTGACGAACAGGTTCGCGAGCTGCTCCTCGCCGATCTTCTTCTTGCCGAAAATGGTGGCGATCATGGGGTCTTCGTCCTCGCGAAGGTCCGCATGATGCGGGGGCGGGTCCTTTCGCTTCCTTTACCCGTTGTTAACAAGGTTATCCACCCACCACCACATGCTGGACCTCATCCACCACTACGCCGACTATGGCCTGTGGGCCAACTTGCGCTTCGTGCGACGCCTGGAACGCGAGCCGGACGAAACGCTCGATGCGCCCGCGCCGGGCAGTTTCCCGACACTTCGTGCCACGCTGACGCACATCCGCGACGCCGAACATACCTGGTGGGGCAGGCTCACCGGCACGCCGACCACCTGGCCCGCTTCAAGCGATCGTTCCATCGCAGGAACGGAGGAGCACTTCCAACGCTTCCATGATCTTGTGATGGGATGCGATGAAGTCGCGTTGCGCATGGTGAAAGAGTACCACGACCTGCGCGGTAACGCGCACCGGCAACCGGCCTGGCAGATGATCATGCACTGCATCAACCACGGCACCCAACACCGGGGCCAGCTGATCACCCAAATGCGTTCCTTGGGCCTCGCGGAGATCCCCGCCAACGATCTGGTGGCCTACCAACGTTCCATCGCCAAAGGCTGAAGCGACATGCTGATGACACGATACGCCATGGCCCGCCTGCTGGTGGTGCTGGGCATGCTGATGCCCATGACGCTGTTGGCCCAGCAGGAGGTGGACGAACGCGCCTTGCTCGACGTCAAGGACGGCATCAGCATCCGCAAGGATTCGCTCTTCCTGCTGAATCTCCGCTTCCGCATCCAGAACCGCATCGGCTTCACCACCCTGGCGGGTGATGACCTGAGCCCGGCGAATGTGGATGCGCGCGTGCGCCGCCTGCGTCTGCGCTTCGACGGCTTCGTGCTGCAGCGAAAACTCCAGTACTACATCCAACTCTCCTTCACCAAGGCGGACATGGAGTTGGAGACGGGCCAGATCCCGCAGCCCATCCGCGACGCCATGGTGTACTACCATTTCAACCGGCGCTTCTATCTCGGCTTCGGGCAAAGCAAGTTGCCAGGCAACCGCCAGCGCGTGATCTCCTCGGGCAACCAGCAGTTCGCCGACCGATCGATCGCCAACGGCCTCTACACCATCGATCGCGACTTCGGGGTGTTCGCCTATTACACACAGCCCATCGGCACCCAGCAGGTGCAGTTGAAGGGCGCCTTCACCACGGGGGAGGGCCGTGGCGCGTCACCAGGTGATGCGGGGATGGCCTATACCGGCCGTGTGGAATGGCTGCCCATGGGCGCCTTCACCAATGCGGGTGATTACTCCGAGGGCGACCTGGAGTTCGAGCCCAAGCCGCGCGTGAGCCTGGCGGCGACCTACTCCTGGAACGAGCGCGCGCGCCGCACCGGCGGCCAACTCGGCTTCGACCTGTACGAGCGCCGCGACATCGGCACCTTCATCGCCGAGGCGCTGCTGAAGTACCAGGGATGGGCCTGGAGCAACGAGTACTTCGATCGCCGCAGCCCCGATCCGTTGACCTATTCGCCGGAAGGCGCGGTCCGGGCCATACAGGTGGGCCAGGGTTTCAATACGCAGCTGAGCAAGCTCTTCCGCAGCCGGTACGAAGTGGCCACGCGCTACACCTTCGTACTGCCTGAGCGCGGTGTGGACGGACAAACACGCCACACGGAGGAGATGCTGCTGGGTGGAACGCGCTACTTCAACGGCCATCGGATCAAAATGCAGCTGTATGCGGGCTACCGCTGGTTCGAAGGCCGCATGGCCCTGGATGCGCCCGGCAACGCCTGGACCACCATGTTCCAGATGGAGTTCGGCATCTGATGCCGCCTATTCCGTGATGGTACTGTCGGCTACAGGGACTTCCGGTGCCTCGCCCACCGGCACGGGATCGCCGAGGTAGCGCGGCCGCGTGCCGAAAAGCAGGTCCAGGAAGACCTTCACACGGGCACCTCGCTCGCGCCACCACGTCCTGATGCTGCGCCGGCCGGTGACATCCTTCGCCGCGTAGCCCACCGCTTCGATGCCCAGACGGCCCGCGATGTAAACGGCGCGTTCGGCATGGAAACGCTGGCTCACCACCGTGAAGCGCTGCTGACCGAAGACCTCCCTGGCGCGCACCACCGAGTCGAAGGTTCGGAAGCCCGCGTGGTCCATCACGATGTGCGTGCTGTCCACGCCGAGGCGTATCAATGCGCGGCGCATCACCAGCGGTTCATTGTAGCCCACCGTGGCGTTGTCGCCGCTCACCAACAGGTATCGCACGCGCCCGGCGTGGTAGAGTTCGGCGGCGGCGCCCATGCGGTGCGCGAACCAGGGGTTGGGTCCCCCATCGCGGCTGCGGTGCGAGGTGCCCAGCACCAGGCCCACATCATGCACGGGTACTTCGGACAGGCGGTCGTACATGCGCGCTTCGGTGTGCTTGCGGATCACACGGTCGCACCACCAGGCGTTGATCAGCACCAGCAGGCCAAGGATGAGCAGCCGCCGCAACAGGCGACGCCAGGGTCCTCGTTTCCCGGCAGGGCGCATGGAAGGCGAGCTCAGGGTGTCACCCGGGCCAGCAGGTCGATGCCCGTGTAGTTGCGCGGTGTCAGCTCCTTCAGGCGGCGCTTCAGGTCATCGTCCACGTCGAGGCCGTCGATGAAGGCCGCGATGTCCTCCTGCGTCACGCGGTCCTTGCCGCGGGTGAGTTCCTTCAACCGTTCGTAGGGCTGCGCCACGCCGGCACGCCGCAGGATCGTTTGGATGCCCTCGGCCACCACGGGCCATTGCGCGTCCAGGTCGCGCAGGATGGCCGATTCGTTCAGCAGCAGCTTGCCAAGGCCTTTCTGGAGGGCCTCCACGGCGAGCATGGTGTGCGCCATGGGCACGCCGATGTTGCGCGTCACGGTGCTGTCGGTGAGGTCGCGCTGCAGGCGGCTCACGGGCAGTTTGTCCGCCAGGTGGAGGAAGAGCGCGTTGGCCATGCCCAGGTTGCCTTCGGCGTTCTCGAAGTCGATGGGGTTCACCTTGTGGGGCATGGCGCTGCTGCCGATCTCGCCGGGCTTGATGCGCTGGCGGAAGTAGTCCAGGCTGATGTAGTGCCACAGGTCGCGGCACAGGTCCATCAGCACGGTGTTCACGCGGCGCATGGCATCGAACAGCGCGGCCAGGTGGTCGTAGTGTTCGATCTGCGTGGTGAAATGCTGGCGCCGCAGGCCGAGCTTGTCTTCCAGGAAGCGGTCCGCCAGCTTCACCCAGTCCAATTCCGGATAGGCCGCGTGGTGCGCATTGAAGTTGCCGGTGGCGCCGCCGAATTTGCCGCTGAAGGGGATGTCACGCAGCAGCTTCAGCAGATCGTCCAGCCTTTCCACGAAGACCTGGATCTCCTTGCCCAGCCGGGTGGGCGAGGCCGGCTGGCCGTGTGTGCGGGCCAGCATCGGCACCTGCGCGTGCTCCATGGCAAGGCCATGCAGCCGGTCGCGCAGGCCGATCATCGCAGGCAGGTAGGCCTCGAAGACGAAGTCCTTCACCAGCAACGGCAGCGCCGTGTTGTTCACGTCCTGGCTGGTGAGCGCGAAGTGGGTGAACTCCTGCTGGGCGCTGAAGCCCGCCTCTTCCAAACGCTCTTTCAGGAAATACTCCACCGCCTTCACGTCGTGGTTCGTCACCCGCTCGATCTCCTTGATGCGTTGCGCGTCGCTGGTGCTGAGGTCGTTGATGCGGCGTGCCACGGGTTCCAACTTCGCGAGGTCCACGCCGCGCAATTCCTCCAAAGGGATCTCGCACAGGAAGGCGAAGTAGGCCAGTTCCACCTTCAGGCGGTAGCGCATCAGGGCCTGTTCGCTGAACCAGCGTGCCAGTCCGCGCGTGCGGTCGCGGTAACGGCCGTCGATCGGCGAAATGGCGGTGAGGGGGTTGAGTTCCATGCTTGGCGATGGGAAAGGGCAAAGGTAGCCGGGGGGTGAAGTTGAAGGTTGTGGAGTTGAGGGGTTGGAGGTTCGTTGGGATGACCGGTCGATCGGTGATCCCGTGGCCGGCGATCTTCGCTCCGCGAGCATCCTTTCGCTCACAACATTCAACCTCCCACCCCTCAACTTCGCCAACCACCATGACCTTCTTCAACCAAGCGGCCCACGGCCTCAACGGCTACATGCGGGCCTTTGGCTTCGCGTTGCGCCATGGCATGGGCTGGATGTTCCTGATGCCGGCGCTGCTTTGGGTGCTGCTGGCCTTCGGGCTCTACGCGGTGTTGCAGGGCCCTGTGCAGACCTTGTCCGACTGGGTGGGCGGGTACCTCGCCATTCCGGTGGCCGAGGGAGAGAACGGCGCCTGGCACGACATCAAGGCCTTCATCAATGGCGCACGTGGACTGGTGGTGGCCATCGTGCTCAAACTCGCCATCGCCTACCTGCTCTTCGTGGCCAACAAGTACATCGTGCTGGTGCTGCTCTCACCGCTGCTGGCCTATGCGAGCGAGCGCGCGGAGGAGATCCTCACGGGCCGCAGCTGGCCTTTCAGCTGGGGGCGCCTGCTGAAGGATGCGCTGCGTGGTTCGCTGGTGGCGCTGCGCAACGGCATCCTGGAATTGTCCATCAGTGTGGGCGTATGGGTGCTCACGCTCATGGTGCCGCTCTTCGCGCCACTGTCGGTGGTGGTGCTCTTCATCGTGTCGTCGTACTTCTATGGCTTCAGCATGTTCGACTATCTCTTCGAGCGGCGGCGGCTGCGCATCGGCGAAAGCGTGCGCGCGGTGAATGACCGGCTCGGTGCGGTAATGGCCAACGGCGCCCTCTTCAGCCTGCTGATGAAGCTGCCGCTGCTGGGCCTGATGTTCGCGCCACCCATGGCCGCCATCGGCGCGGTGCTGGCGGAGGTACGCATGGAGGCCAGGCGCACGAAGGCGGTCCCTCAGAACGGATAGCCGATCCCCAGGTTGAAGTTGAACTGGGTGCGGTAGTTCACCGGTGCGCCCACGGTTTCGCTGAGCGCGGCTTCGTACTTGTCCTTGGGCTGGAAGAGCCAGCGTTCGCCGGGCGGCAGGCTGGGGTCCTTGGTCTGCATGCCCAGGTCGAAGCGCACGATGAAGAAGTCGAAGTTGAGCCGCGCGCCCACGCCGGTGCCCACGGCCAGCTCGCTGAGGAAGTCGCCCACCGCCGCTGGTCTCCTGCAAGGGATCCAGGGTCCCTTTTCCGGTGTTGTGTCTTCCATGGCTGCTCCCATTGTGCCATATATGCATTGGGAGCGCTGCAGGCCATGCTGGGATGTGGGCGTGAGCGGTGATGTCCGCCATTTGAACAGTTTTTTCCCCAGGCATACGGGATGCACGGATCCTCATGGATACAAGCGAACGATCTCCATTCGGCCATGAAATGTGTGTCTCAGGATATGTAATAGTTCCAACAAGATGATATGAAGTATCGCACATATCCTTGGTGGATGCCAATTGGATCCCTATGTTCGAAAGGTTGAAACTGCGATACCCTGTTTCCGGGAGGGTGTTCCGCAGGTTGGAGAAGGCCGAAGTCAAACCCATGGCGATCCATGGACCTGGATCACAGTACATACCACCGCAACAGGCCAGGCGCAGCATCCAAGACGGCAGCGGGTGCGCGCGCTCCGTCACCGCGACGAAGTGACCGGTCTCTCTCTCTACAATGACGCGGCCTGCACGGGCTGCACAAGAGAAGCCCCCAGCGCTTGCGACGCCAGGGGCCCTGTCACTCATGTCCCACCTAACTGCGACGTAAGATGAACACAAGCTGAAGCAAAGGTACAGACCCTTGGGGAGCAGGCGCTTGCCCCAAGGGCGCCGGGTACGGCGGGCGGGCCACAGGCTCGCCCGCACGGGCAGGCAGCGCATCCATGGTGGTGCGCTGTCTACCTTACCCAGGAGCGCCAGCATGTTTCTGGGCCGGAACGATGCTTCCGGCTGATACGAACAAGCACACGAACACGATGAACACCGCCAAGACATGCGCCATTGAGCAAGGTTTGCTGCTTGTGGTGGCCTTGATAGTGGCGGTATTCCGCATACCCTCTGCCACATACGCCCAGAACCTGGTGCCCAACCCGGGGTTCGAGGAGGCGGACACCTGCTCCACGATGAGCTTCGGTATTGAAGGGCCACTCCATTGGTTCAGCGCCAACGGAAGCCCCGATCATCTGCAAAGCTGTTTGCCCTATGGTGCCTTCAATGGGTTGCCCTTGAATTTCTTCACCTACCAAGAGCCGTTCGAGGGTTCCTCCTGCGTGGGTATGCACACTTACTATCAGAATGGCCAAGCCGAGTACCGGGAGTGGATCATGGCTCCGTTGTTGGAACCCTTGGTGGTGGGGCAGACCTACTACGGCAGCTTCCGGGCGAACGCGGCTTTCGGCGGCAACGCCCAGTATCCCCAGCAGTGGTTGGCCAATGACAAGGTAGGTATGCTCTTCACCATGCAGGACCGGCCGTGGGCCGATGGAGACCCGTACCCTGTGCCGCCCAATTATGCACACATAGTCCATCCGCAGATCCTTGCGGATACGGTGGGCTGGACCTTGGTGAGTGGCAGCTTCGTGGCGGACAGTGCCTACCAGTACGTGATGATCGGGCAGTTCTTCAGCAACGCTTTGACGGATACACTGCATCTCGCTCCACAAGGAGACCCCTGGTTCTGGTACCCTCGCGCATATACCTTGGTGGATGCGGTTTGCGTATCGGCGAGTCCGGGCGGTTGCGATCTGGGGCAAGGGGTGGTCGATCCGCAGGCCACAGGCCTTTTGCTGTTCCCCAATCCTGCGCAGGACCAGTTGATCGTGGGCCAGCGGGCCGGGGCTGAGGTGCAGGTGCTGGATGCTGTGGGGCGCTTGCTTTGGCAGGGCCGGATCACGAGCGACCGTTGGGTGTTGGATGTGGGGTCTTGGGCGCGCGGTGCCTATTTGTTGCGCATGGCGCATCGCGGCCGGGTGGAAACGCACAAGTTCGTATTGACCGATTGATCGCATCGTTCCGGTCCTTTCAGTGAACACCTAACATGAACGGACATGAGAACGAAGAGTTTTTTTAAGCACCTGATGCTGGGTGCGCTCTTGCTCACCACAGGCAAGGTGGCGGGGCAAGTGACTACTGCCAATAACGTGGCTAACGCCGGTACCGATTTTCTGGGCTGGGATAACACCTTCCCGGCGAACAACTTTCCATTGCGGGTACGGCATGATCTGAACCAGCCGATCGAGTGGTACACGGCCGCGGTGCGGCTGCTGCTGCTGCTGCAGAACGCCACTTACGCCATCGGCCCCTTCGGCGGGCAGGTGAAGAACGGAGCCCTGCTGCTGAGCCCGGATGTGGACCAGTTCTACGGCAACGGGGCGCCGGGCCCATACAGCCTGCTGCATCTGGCGGCAGCCAACAATAATGCCCAGCAGGACAGCTACCGGCCGTGGATGAACACCGGCATCACCTTCACGGGCAATGATGATCAAGGCTACATCGGTCAGAAGGCGGGTGAGCTGGACTACACCGACTTGGTGATCCACTGGAGCGACAACCCCAACGGCAGCCCCTGGGTCGTTGATCGGATAGTTCGTGTAGGCAACAATTGAGCTATCGAGTTTTCCATCAAGCATGCACGGATTGGATACTTCTACTACATTCACCATCATGAACGCGCGGCCTGCCTTCTTCACTTTGGCGCCACTGGGCCGCAGAGCCGCAGAGCCGCAGAGCCGCAGAGCCGCGTAGGTACCAGCACGACAAGTTCCCCACGCACTGCGAACCATTCACCGCGCACGTCTTCGTTTTCTCCACAACCCAATTGCTTCGCCATGGAGCGCACCCCACCATACCACTTGTAGGCGCGGTCCGTTGATCGCGGGGCAGTGGGATCATCTGATCGACCGATCGTCTGATCTTCTGATCGTCTGATCGATCCATTGCCCCGGCCCCTCCCGGCCGCCGAATGGGAGGACGTACGCTGCGCTTCCTGCGCAGCGTACAGTAGATTTGGAATGAAGACCGGAGCGATGCGTGCCCTGGTGTTGCGCTTGGGTACTGCAACACGAACGATCGATGCTGCACCATTGGATGAATGGCGCGTGGCGGCCTGTAGCCGCAAGGCTTATGGTCTGCTTCCTGCTGTTCATCACCGCCTACATTGCTTCTGCCCAAGGCAACTTGGTGCCCAATGCGAGCTTCGAGCTGATCGATGAGTGCCCCACGTTCCCCACCATGCTTGGTTTTCAGGCCACCTCAAAGCCCACCTATTGGGAGAAGTGGCTGAACAGCCCGGACTATTTCAACGCCTGTGTGGATACCATGACCGGTGTGCCCGGTAACGTGTTCGGCCACCAGCATCCTCGGGATGGTCATGCGTACATCGGTATGTGGACCTACGGTAATTTCGGTGATGAGTTCCGAGAGATCGTAGGCGTGGAACTGATAGAACCGCTCCAGGTCGGCGTTAACTACCACCTGAGTTTTGGGGTATGTGCGGCTGAAGGGACCACCTCGCCACCCGGTGCTGCGCAGCCCACCCATTGGGCGGCCAACAACATCGGGTTGTTGTTCACCATGGAGCATAACATCTGGACAGGCTTCCAAGGCCCCCCGTTCCCGCCACGCAACTATGCGCACTTGCATGCACAGGAGGTGGTGGCCGATACGGCGCAATGGATGCTCATCAGTGGGGAGTTCGTGGCGGATAGCGCGTATCGATATCTGGCTATCGGCAACTTCTTCGAGAACGCGCTGACCGATACGGTGCATGTGACTCAAGGGCCTTCTTCGGGTGCCTATGTCTATGTGGATGCCGTGTGTGTGACACAGAACTCGGCCGGATGTGAATTCACCAGTGGCGTCGGCACGCATAGTGGGCCATTGGAAGTTTTGGCCTATCCCAATCCTGCAATGACCACCTTGGAGGTCAGGCTGGGCCAACATGCCGATGTCGAATGGGTGGTTACGGATGTGCTTGGGAAGTCCGTGGACCATGGACGTACGGGTGGGCAAAATGTCCGATTGGATGTCAGCACGTGGCCAATGGGTCCATACAGCATGCTGTTTGGCGGCGTAAATAGAAGCGTGGTTCGATTCGTTGTGGTGCATTGAGCAACGTCCGGTCTTCGTAGAGCAACACGAAGACCATGAAAACTTCAAGAACAATTTGCCTGGCTGTTGCCATAGGAGCAGCGGCCCAGGGCATGGCACAGTGGGAAACGTTCGGGAACAGTGTTGCTGGTGGGGACTACTTGGGCGCTGATGCCACGAGCATCGCCCCTCTGCACCTTCGCACGATCCCCCACTTGCCGATCCACTTCAGCACCAGCGATACGCTTCGGATGCGGATCAACCCCTACTTGCCCAGTGTGGATGTTGGCGAGGAATGGCCCGGCCAGAACCTATCGGGGTTTGTCGGCATCGGGGACTTCAGTACCACGGTGGTGAACAGGCCCGTATCGCTGCTGCATCTGGACCACAAGGGAGGCGTGCTGGTAGGCTGGCGCCCCTGGATGCGCACTGGCACGCTGTGTACCCTGGGTTCCGATCTGATGTACGTGGGTACCAAGCAGGAAGCGCCGGACCGGGTGGATGCGGTGATCGCATGGGCTGACAATGTGGAGGATGTCTCGGCCTTCGGACCCGATGCCTTGCGCTTCATCTTCACCCGGGCGCCTTACCAGACCGGCGCTGCTGCGGACACCAATGGCTTGGAGATCGCACGAATGATCCCCGATACCACAGGCAACGAAGGCTTTCTTGGCCTTGGTGACTTCTTCAACGCCGGAACGCAACCGGATGAAAAGCTAGATCTGCTGGATCGCACCATCCGCCTGCGGGATTTCGTGCATCCTA is a window from the Flavobacteriales bacterium genome containing:
- a CDS encoding T9SS type A sorting domain-containing protein; the encoded protein is MNTAKTCAIEQGLLLVVALIVAVFRIPSATYAQNLVPNPGFEEADTCSTMSFGIEGPLHWFSANGSPDHLQSCLPYGAFNGLPLNFFTYQEPFEGSSCVGMHTYYQNGQAEYREWIMAPLLEPLVVGQTYYGSFRANAAFGGNAQYPQQWLANDKVGMLFTMQDRPWADGDPYPVPPNYAHIVHPQILADTVGWTLVSGSFVADSAYQYVMIGQFFSNALTDTLHLAPQGDPWFWYPRAYTLVDAVCVSASPGGCDLGQGVVDPQATGLLLFPNPAQDQLIVGQRAGAEVQVLDAVGRLLWQGRITSDRWVLDVGSWARGAYLLRMAHRGRVETHKFVLTD
- a CDS encoding DinB family protein — translated: MLDLIHHYADYGLWANLRFVRRLEREPDETLDAPAPGSFPTLRATLTHIRDAEHTWWGRLTGTPTTWPASSDRSIAGTEEHFQRFHDLVMGCDEVALRMVKEYHDLRGNAHRQPAWQMIMHCINHGTQHRGQLITQMRSLGLAEIPANDLVAYQRSIAKG
- a CDS encoding porin: MLMTRYAMARLLVVLGMLMPMTLLAQQEVDERALLDVKDGISIRKDSLFLLNLRFRIQNRIGFTTLAGDDLSPANVDARVRRLRLRFDGFVLQRKLQYYIQLSFTKADMELETGQIPQPIRDAMVYYHFNRRFYLGFGQSKLPGNRQRVISSGNQQFADRSIANGLYTIDRDFGVFAYYTQPIGTQQVQLKGAFTTGEGRGASPGDAGMAYTGRVEWLPMGAFTNAGDYSEGDLEFEPKPRVSLAATYSWNERARRTGGQLGFDLYERRDIGTFIAEALLKYQGWAWSNEYFDRRSPDPLTYSPEGAVRAIQVGQGFNTQLSKLFRSRYEVATRYTFVLPERGVDGQTRHTEEMLLGGTRYFNGHRIKMQLYAGYRWFEGRMALDAPGNAWTTMFQMEFGI
- a CDS encoding EI24 domain-containing protein, with the protein product MTFFNQAAHGLNGYMRAFGFALRHGMGWMFLMPALLWVLLAFGLYAVLQGPVQTLSDWVGGYLAIPVAEGENGAWHDIKAFINGARGLVVAIVLKLAIAYLLFVANKYIVLVLLSPLLAYASERAEEILTGRSWPFSWGRLLKDALRGSLVALRNGILELSISVGVWVLTLMVPLFAPLSVVVLFIVSSYFYGFSMFDYLFERRRLRIGESVRAVNDRLGAVMANGALFSLLMKLPLLGLMFAPPMAAIGAVLAEVRMEARRTKAVPQNG
- a CDS encoding YdcF family protein; the protein is MRPAGKRGPWRRLLRRLLILGLLVLINAWWCDRVIRKHTEARMYDRLSEVPVHDVGLVLGTSHRSRDGGPNPWFAHRMGAAAELYHAGRVRYLLVSGDNATVGYNEPLVMRRALIRLGVDSTHIVMDHAGFRTFDSVVRAREVFGQQRFTVVSQRFHAERAVYIAGRLGIEAVGYAAKDVTGRRSIRTWWRERGARVKVFLDLLFGTRPRYLGDPVPVGEAPEVPVADSTITE
- the purB gene encoding adenylosuccinate lyase, which codes for MELNPLTAISPIDGRYRDRTRGLARWFSEQALMRYRLKVELAYFAFLCEIPLEELRGVDLAKLEPVARRINDLSTSDAQRIKEIERVTNHDVKAVEYFLKERLEEAGFSAQQEFTHFALTSQDVNNTALPLLVKDFVFEAYLPAMIGLRDRLHGLAMEHAQVPMLARTHGQPASPTRLGKEIQVFVERLDDLLKLLRDIPFSGKFGGATGNFNAHHAAYPELDWVKLADRFLEDKLGLRRQHFTTQIEHYDHLAALFDAMRRVNTVLMDLCRDLWHYISLDYFRQRIKPGEIGSSAMPHKVNPIDFENAEGNLGMANALFLHLADKLPVSRLQRDLTDSTVTRNIGVPMAHTMLAVEALQKGLGKLLLNESAILRDLDAQWPVVAEGIQTILRRAGVAQPYERLKELTRGKDRVTQEDIAAFIDGLDVDDDLKRRLKELTPRNYTGIDLLARVTP